The DNA window gcattaaaaaaaaacaaatttcaaTCACTGCTTGTCACCTATGTTATATTTCTTCCTTTATTCTGGGGAGTCTACGTAGAACACAGACTTTTAGACAAAATAATATAACCAAGGTTGAAAAACATAAGAAAACCATACAAGACTTTAGGAAGAAGTAAATgtaaaatacataatttaaacTATTAGGATGAAACTAAACTAGCTTGGATTTTTAGTGCAGCCAAGATACATTTGGCAAAGGACAGAGAgatgtgttattttattttgctaaatGTCTATGGGCTATGTCAAGATTGAATAACAAAAATATGTGATACTTTGCTAATTACATTAAGCTTTAAACCTTAACCTCTTCCATCTAGACCATTCCTCTTACAATCAACTATCcttctttaaaaactttttaaaaaacatgtggcCATTTAAACATGTGGCCAAATTTACTCTAACGGTACTATATTCCAGCAAGCTTGATCAACAAAAAAATACCATTGCCTGTCATTATGTGCCATAGTGGATTCCATACTACTGGAAGCCAAGTTCTAGACAGGCTTATTCAAGAACCTTCATGAGAATTTAAATGATCATCAAATTGGTAGAAAAATATTCAAAGAACTGGTTTCTCAAAATTGTTCATTTATTACTGAGCTATCCATTCACTTACTGGCTTTTTGTATTGTATTCTCTAATCTTGTCCACAAAGAGTTTCTGCACAGGATCAAGTTCCTTTGCTTTATTGAAGACAACAGCAGAAAAACCAATGTTTCTATGCAAGTGGATGGAGACAGTGGAACGAAAAATGTAAGAAAACCTGAAGAGCTGTTGGAGAATCATGATGAACTTGCAGGCAATTCAGCTAGAAAGACAAAAGTCCAACAACTGTCTCAAAGACTTAATGTTTTGGAATACATAAAAAAGTAAACAGACTTCATTTACAATTACTCAATACTACAGTAGACAAAGTTGGAGAACTTAAACCTGTAATCAGATCCCAGTTCAATTACAGTTCCTTCCCATTCCCTTTTATTTAGATTATTTGTATGCTAGCAGCTTCCACTCAGAAACTATAAAGCCAAAGTAATAGTACACAACTCAAGCAAATGCAAGTTACattataaaaagttttaaaattgcACCAAAGTGCTTTTCTGATCTGCCTGTATGGCAATCAACACAAACACATCCTTGGATAAcacatatggcagtgatggcgaacctatggcacagatgccaaaggtggcacttggagccctctctgtgggcatgcacacatagttcatcatgtgggggtggaaaatcacccccccacccccccacatacacacacgcacccatctaggctggcatgggccactgagcacaacgtgtgaacaccgcggtgagcagggaggacttggctggcaggcctggtgcctgtgctccaggtggcttctgcgggggggggggggcagagatgctagagaggcacagagcagtgcacgtgggacttgctggatcctacagcaggctggcccctgcttgagcgggtggggcggaggaagagagagccaaccgtttttttctaaactaaaacctcagcattcaggttaaattgccgggttggcactttgcaataaataagtggggtttgggttgcaatttgggcacttgttctcaaaaaggttcgccatcactgacatatggGCATCATGGCAAATACCCATTTTGGAATTCACCAATTAGCCTTACGGGCCACTTTATACTATTATTTCTATGCACGTCAGGACCCGGGGTGAAGCAACGTTTAGATTACTAGACTGGCAAAGTCCATGTTCAGATCCCCAGATAAGCTCATTGGGTGGCCTTAAGTCAGGCATTCTCTCCCGGACACTTCAAATTTAGTTAACTCGTTGAAAGCTGGCAAAAAGGGGAACAAATTAAGCAAAATCAGTCCATAAGACACTAGAGAATGGGATAAGAGAACCGAAACCACGGCCAGCAGTGGGAGGCGGGGAAAAGGAGACTAGGATTAGGATCTATCTTTTTGAGACATAGGAAGACGCAGCCGACCTCCCCACTTTTTCATCGCAGCACACCCTTCTCACCCTTCCAGCTCCAACAAGATGTTGTGCAGTCACCTACATTCGTCCTCCTAAGGATGGCCCCACCTCTAAAGCCCGCAGTGGATGCCGGGAACTTGCTCAcattccttcttcccctcccctatcACCAACCGTGCCTCCCCCATGGGATTCAATGGACAACGTCAAATATACAGCGCACTCACTCTGAACTCTCGCACTTCAAATCTTTCATCAAAGACAAGcaactaaatatatatatatccctgaTCAGCAATTTAACAGTTCCTAAACCGGAAAGGGACATATTTGGTTCCGGTGCGAAACAAGATCATGGGTCAAAGATTTGATTTACGCAAAAGGTGGTTTTTTTAAGTGGGCGGCGTGCGGCGTTAGCCGCGTCTTTTCGCAAAGGATGGTGGGACTCGTAGTTTTTGTGTCTGCGCGGGGGGAGCGTATGTGCGCCTTTTCCCCGTCAGGGCCCCGCGCGTAGGCCTAGCTATCCGAGCCTGAGCGCGTCCCGGGCTTTCCTACACTGACACTCTCAGGGGAGGTATCGGGTCCTCCGGGAAGGGGATTTTCCAAGACCGaaggagaggaaaaaaaaggaaaggcggCTACTGCCGCTGTGGTGGTGGTACGAGGGCCTCGCAGCGTGTTTTTCGTGGCGGAGGCCAAGGCGGGTGAGTTCGGGGCGCGCGATTTCCAGGGAAGAGAGCGGGCGGGGGGCAGAGGGAAGCGCCTCGCGCTGTATCCGGGGCGGAGGGGGGTCTCGTGGCctttttgcttctggtgttttgttTCCGTTTCTGCCCCGCGCGGCGCGAGTCTCATTTCCGTTCCGAGTTCAAACAACAAGGAGGCGCCGCCGCgggcgggagggggaggaaggctcGGGCTGAGGAGGAATGGCTCCCTC is part of the Sphaerodactylus townsendi isolate TG3544 linkage group LG04, MPM_Stown_v2.3, whole genome shotgun sequence genome and encodes:
- the ATP5PF gene encoding ATP synthase-coupling factor 6, mitochondrial, producing the protein MILQQLFRFSYIFRSTVSIHLHRNIGFSAVVFNKAKELDPVQKLFVDKIREYNTKSQKAGGPVDSGPEYQKDLNEGIAKLQRLYGGGDLTKFPDLKFEEPKFEEDQK